In Paramormyrops kingsleyae isolate MSU_618 chromosome 5, PKINGS_0.4, whole genome shotgun sequence, one DNA window encodes the following:
- the LOC111845491 gene encoding caspase recruitment domain-containing protein 11-like isoform X2 — MENGYSDAVKEDDETIWENVENHRYTLSRHINSSKLTPYLRQCKVIDEQDEDEVLYSHMLVSRVNRAGRLMDILRTKGQRGYVVFLESLEFYYPELYKLVTGNAPTRRFSTIVVEEGHEGLTQFLMNEVLTLQQQAKDKDVQRATIVGRHRLLEDEHKKVRLANQELIAFQKRYYKMKEERNNYSDELGKVKDENYNLAMRLAQLSEEKNMAVVRSRDLQLEIDQLKHKLNHMEEECKLERKQSLKLRNDIETQPRKEQIFQLQQENEVLKMKVQELEAIIQPEMKGLLDSEKVIVDILEHDRQEALDDRQDLFQRLYNLHMELQQTEKLRDKYLEEKEDLGLRCSALVKDCEMYKNRMNTILVQLEEVERERDQAFRSRDEAQHQFSQCLMDKDKYRKQVRELEERNDELHIEIVRKEAKSVNLVSKLRRISKGNILEHTLPRDLPLALMPQLMGRDAVRELEDSAVSITSEESPDDEEFFQTEPQLKRRPNLKGVTLQRCRNSVMSTAPEPPGNESIVRRTKEGDDDSVPRSRCDFDDDDNENVELCGDFLESDGAYHEVLSFQSSSSSCHSENLDPYDLEQVSSIFQKISMERPFRPSLSSSIPGNGATRAIRDVSLPGDSFLSEVTLVGGNASGIFISSVQPGSSVENAGLKEGHNLLLLEGCVQGNLQTVPLDTCTKEEAYWTLQRCVGQITLHFRSNYEGYRKLLREMEEGWLTSGDSFYVRLNLDLSGPPDSCSTCVKCDEVLHVIDTMHQGRCEWLCARVHMFTNQDLEKVTIPNYTRAQNLLLRKIQKLICKGGRDEADCMRGLRSLFRTEESALPGDPKSSSRSSCASVLLGQILQFVSRTEQKYKRTNSSEKVRRVSLGNGSLPRPGFQAMKQEYSDGESDLNDSLNLLPYSLVTPYHCQRKRPVLFVPNTLAKAIMQKILNLGGAMEFDLCKPDIITKEEFLQKQKMEPIIYLKEKANNTCECVTSENLEAVASKNKHCLLESDLSCTKDLIKREIYPIIIFIKVCEKNIKKLRRLPLKIDPEDDFLKVCRLKEKDLESLPCLYASVEPESWTGVEDLLKIIKDKILEEQKRTVWIEQDLL, encoded by the exons ATGGAGAACGGGTACTCGGATGCGGTGAAGGAGGATGACGAGACGATCTGGGAGAACGTGGAGAACCACCGCTACACACTGAGCCGGCACATCAACTCCAGCAAGCTGACGCCGTACCTACGGCAGTGCAAAGTCATCGACGAGCAGGACGAGGACGAGGTTCTGTATTCGCACATGCTGGTGTCCCGCGTCAACAGGGCAG GCAGACTTATGGATATCTTGCGCACTAAAGGTCAACGAGGATACGTTGTGTTTTTGGAGAGTCTGGAGTTTTATTATCCTGAGCTGTACAAACTGGTAACAGGCAATGCTCCCACCCGCAGATTCTCAACTATCGTTG TGGAAGAGGGCCATGAGGGACTGACGCAGTTCCTAATGAACGAGGTGCTCACACTGCAGCAGCAGGCCAAAGACAAGGACGTGCAACGTGCCACCATAGTGGGACGCCATCGGCTCCTGGAGGACGAGCACAAGAAGGTGCGGCTGGCCAATCAGGAGCTGATCGCCTTCCAGAAGCGCTACTataagatgaaggaggagcgCAACAACTACAGCGACGAGCTCGGCAAGGTGAAGGACGAGAACTACAACCTGGCCATGCGGCTGGCGCAGCTGAGCGAGGAGAAGAACATGGCCGTCGTGAGGAGCCGCGACCTGCAGCTGGAG ATTGACCAGCTGAAACACAAGCTCAACCACATGGAGGAAGAGTGCAAGCTGGAGAGGAAGCAGTCGCTGAAGCTGAGGAATGACATAGAAACCCAGCCCCGCAAAGAGCAGATCTTTCAGCTGCAGCAGGAGAACGAGGTGCTGAAGATGAAAGTGCAGGAACTGGAGGCCATCATACAG CCTGAAATGAAGGGACTACTGGACTCTGAGAAGGTCATCGTGGACATCCTAGAGCATGACCGCCAGGAAGCCTTGGACGACCGTCAGGATTTGTTCCAGCGGCTGTACAACTTGCATATGGAGCTGCAGCAGACTGAGAAGCTGAGGGACAAG TACCTGGAGGAAAAGGAGGATCTGGGGCTCAGGTGTTCTGCATTGGTCAAGGACTGCGAGATGTACAAGAACCGCATGAACACCATCCTGGTACAGCTGGAGGAAGTGGAGCGGGAGAGAGACCAG GCTTTCCGTTCACGGGATGAGGCGCAACACCAGTTCTCGCAGTGCCTGATGGACAAAGACAAGTACCGCAAGCAGGTACGTGAGCTGGAGGAGAGGAACGACGAGCTGCACATCGAGATTGTGCGCAAGGAGGCCAAGTCGGTCAACCTGGTGTCCAAGCTGAGGCGGATCTCCAAAGGGAATATCCTGGAACAC ACTTTGCCCCGGGACCTTCCGCTAGCCTTGATGCCTCAGCTCATGGGCCGGGATGCAGTACGAGAGCTGGAGGACTCCGCAGTCAGCATAACCAGTGAGGAGTCCCCAGATGATGAAGAATTCTTCCAAACTGAACCTCAGCTCAAACGCAGACCCAATCTTAAGGGAGTTACG CTCCAGAGGTGTCGCAATAGTGTAATGTCCACCGCACCAGAGCCCCCGGGGAATGAGTCTATTGTCAGGAGGACGAAAGAAGGCGATGACGACTCCGTCCCCAGAAG ccGTTGTGACTTTGACGATGATGACAATGAAAACGTGGAACTTTGCG GTGACTTCCTGGAGTCTGATGGGGCCTATCACGAGGTTCTCTCATTTCAGTCCTCCTCATCATCCTGCCACTCTGAGAACTTAGACCCTTATGACCTGGAGCAGGTCAGCAGCATCTTTCAAAAGATCTCAATGGAAAG ACCCTTCCGGCCCTCCCTGTCATCATCCATCCCCGGGAACGGTGCCACGCGGGCCATACGAGACGTCTCTCTTCCTGGGGACTCCTTCCTGTCCGAGGTCACGCTAGTGGGCGGCAATGCAAGCGGCATCTTCATCTCCTCGGTACAGCCAGGGTCCAGCGTGGAGAACGCCGGCCTGAAAGAGGGACACAACCTCTTACTG CTTGAAGGATGTGTACAAGGAAATCTCCAGACTGTACCTCTTGATACTTGCACCAAAGAGGAAGCCTACTGGACGCTGCAGAGGTGTGTGGGCCAGATCACCCTGCACTTTCGGTCCAACTATGAAG GTTACAGGAAGCTGCTGCGAGAAATGGAGGAGGGCTGGCTTACGTCGGGGGACTCCTTCTACGTCCGCCTCAACCTGGATCTGTCCGGCCCGCCGGACAGCTGCTCCACGTGCGTGAAGTGCGACGAGGTGCTCCACGTCATCGACACCATGCACCAGGGGAGATGCGAGTGGCTGTGCGCTCGTGTCCACATGTTCACCAACCAAGACCTGGAGAAAGTGACCATTCCCAACTACACCAG GGCACAGAATCTCCTCCTGAGGAAGATCCAGAAGCTGATCTGCAAGGGAGGTCGGGACGAGGCGGACTGCATGCGTGGACTCAGG AGTTTATTCCGGACCGAAGAGTCTGCACTTCCAGGAGACCCAAAATCCAGCTCCCGGTCCTCTTGTGCGAGTGTCCTGCTTGGACAGATCCTACAG TTCGTGAGCAGGACGGAGCAGAAATACAAGCGGACAAACAGCAGCGAGAAAGTGCGGAGAGTGAGCCTGGGGAACGGAAGCCTGCCCAGACCCGGGTTCCAGGCCATGAAGCAGGAGT ACTCGGATGGCGAGAGCGACCTCAACGACAGCCTGAACCTGCTGCCGTACAGCCTGGTGACTCCATACCACTGCCAGCGGAAGAgacctgtcctgtttgtccccAACACATTGGCCAAAGCCATCATGCAGAAGATCCTCAATTTAGGAGGAGCAATGGAGTTTGACCTCTGCAAGCCAG ATATCATCACAAAGGAGGAGTTTTTGCAGAAGCAAAAAATGGAGCCAATTATTTATTTGAAAGAGAAGGCCAATAATACCTGTGAATGCGTCACATCTGAAAATCTTGAAGCCGTAGCCAGCAAG
- the LOC111845491 gene encoding caspase recruitment domain-containing protein 11-like isoform X1: MGTFTFVKHGSLSSHSWVPVTMENGYSDAVKEDDETIWENVENHRYTLSRHINSSKLTPYLRQCKVIDEQDEDEVLYSHMLVSRVNRAGRLMDILRTKGQRGYVVFLESLEFYYPELYKLVTGNAPTRRFSTIVVEEGHEGLTQFLMNEVLTLQQQAKDKDVQRATIVGRHRLLEDEHKKVRLANQELIAFQKRYYKMKEERNNYSDELGKVKDENYNLAMRLAQLSEEKNMAVVRSRDLQLEIDQLKHKLNHMEEECKLERKQSLKLRNDIETQPRKEQIFQLQQENEVLKMKVQELEAIIQPEMKGLLDSEKVIVDILEHDRQEALDDRQDLFQRLYNLHMELQQTEKLRDKYLEEKEDLGLRCSALVKDCEMYKNRMNTILVQLEEVERERDQAFRSRDEAQHQFSQCLMDKDKYRKQVRELEERNDELHIEIVRKEAKSVNLVSKLRRISKGNILEHTLPRDLPLALMPQLMGRDAVRELEDSAVSITSEESPDDEEFFQTEPQLKRRPNLKGVTLQRCRNSVMSTAPEPPGNESIVRRTKEGDDDSVPRSRCDFDDDDNENVELCGDFLESDGAYHEVLSFQSSSSSCHSENLDPYDLEQVSSIFQKISMERPFRPSLSSSIPGNGATRAIRDVSLPGDSFLSEVTLVGGNASGIFISSVQPGSSVENAGLKEGHNLLLLEGCVQGNLQTVPLDTCTKEEAYWTLQRCVGQITLHFRSNYEGYRKLLREMEEGWLTSGDSFYVRLNLDLSGPPDSCSTCVKCDEVLHVIDTMHQGRCEWLCARVHMFTNQDLEKVTIPNYTRAQNLLLRKIQKLICKGGRDEADCMRGLRSLFRTEESALPGDPKSSSRSSCASVLLGQILQFVSRTEQKYKRTNSSEKVRRVSLGNGSLPRPGFQAMKQEYSDGESDLNDSLNLLPYSLVTPYHCQRKRPVLFVPNTLAKAIMQKILNLGGAMEFDLCKPDIITKEEFLQKQKMEPIIYLKEKANNTCECVTSENLEAVASKNKHCLLESDLSCTKDLIKREIYPIIIFIKVCEKNIKKLRRLPLKIDPEDDFLKVCRLKEKDLESLPCLYASVEPESWTGVEDLLKIIKDKILEEQKRTVWIEQDLL, translated from the exons ATGGGCACTTTCACTTTTGTAAAACATGGGTCATTAAGTTCGCATAGTTGG GTGCCAGTCACAATGGAGAACGGGTACTCGGATGCGGTGAAGGAGGATGACGAGACGATCTGGGAGAACGTGGAGAACCACCGCTACACACTGAGCCGGCACATCAACTCCAGCAAGCTGACGCCGTACCTACGGCAGTGCAAAGTCATCGACGAGCAGGACGAGGACGAGGTTCTGTATTCGCACATGCTGGTGTCCCGCGTCAACAGGGCAG GCAGACTTATGGATATCTTGCGCACTAAAGGTCAACGAGGATACGTTGTGTTTTTGGAGAGTCTGGAGTTTTATTATCCTGAGCTGTACAAACTGGTAACAGGCAATGCTCCCACCCGCAGATTCTCAACTATCGTTG TGGAAGAGGGCCATGAGGGACTGACGCAGTTCCTAATGAACGAGGTGCTCACACTGCAGCAGCAGGCCAAAGACAAGGACGTGCAACGTGCCACCATAGTGGGACGCCATCGGCTCCTGGAGGACGAGCACAAGAAGGTGCGGCTGGCCAATCAGGAGCTGATCGCCTTCCAGAAGCGCTACTataagatgaaggaggagcgCAACAACTACAGCGACGAGCTCGGCAAGGTGAAGGACGAGAACTACAACCTGGCCATGCGGCTGGCGCAGCTGAGCGAGGAGAAGAACATGGCCGTCGTGAGGAGCCGCGACCTGCAGCTGGAG ATTGACCAGCTGAAACACAAGCTCAACCACATGGAGGAAGAGTGCAAGCTGGAGAGGAAGCAGTCGCTGAAGCTGAGGAATGACATAGAAACCCAGCCCCGCAAAGAGCAGATCTTTCAGCTGCAGCAGGAGAACGAGGTGCTGAAGATGAAAGTGCAGGAACTGGAGGCCATCATACAG CCTGAAATGAAGGGACTACTGGACTCTGAGAAGGTCATCGTGGACATCCTAGAGCATGACCGCCAGGAAGCCTTGGACGACCGTCAGGATTTGTTCCAGCGGCTGTACAACTTGCATATGGAGCTGCAGCAGACTGAGAAGCTGAGGGACAAG TACCTGGAGGAAAAGGAGGATCTGGGGCTCAGGTGTTCTGCATTGGTCAAGGACTGCGAGATGTACAAGAACCGCATGAACACCATCCTGGTACAGCTGGAGGAAGTGGAGCGGGAGAGAGACCAG GCTTTCCGTTCACGGGATGAGGCGCAACACCAGTTCTCGCAGTGCCTGATGGACAAAGACAAGTACCGCAAGCAGGTACGTGAGCTGGAGGAGAGGAACGACGAGCTGCACATCGAGATTGTGCGCAAGGAGGCCAAGTCGGTCAACCTGGTGTCCAAGCTGAGGCGGATCTCCAAAGGGAATATCCTGGAACAC ACTTTGCCCCGGGACCTTCCGCTAGCCTTGATGCCTCAGCTCATGGGCCGGGATGCAGTACGAGAGCTGGAGGACTCCGCAGTCAGCATAACCAGTGAGGAGTCCCCAGATGATGAAGAATTCTTCCAAACTGAACCTCAGCTCAAACGCAGACCCAATCTTAAGGGAGTTACG CTCCAGAGGTGTCGCAATAGTGTAATGTCCACCGCACCAGAGCCCCCGGGGAATGAGTCTATTGTCAGGAGGACGAAAGAAGGCGATGACGACTCCGTCCCCAGAAG ccGTTGTGACTTTGACGATGATGACAATGAAAACGTGGAACTTTGCG GTGACTTCCTGGAGTCTGATGGGGCCTATCACGAGGTTCTCTCATTTCAGTCCTCCTCATCATCCTGCCACTCTGAGAACTTAGACCCTTATGACCTGGAGCAGGTCAGCAGCATCTTTCAAAAGATCTCAATGGAAAG ACCCTTCCGGCCCTCCCTGTCATCATCCATCCCCGGGAACGGTGCCACGCGGGCCATACGAGACGTCTCTCTTCCTGGGGACTCCTTCCTGTCCGAGGTCACGCTAGTGGGCGGCAATGCAAGCGGCATCTTCATCTCCTCGGTACAGCCAGGGTCCAGCGTGGAGAACGCCGGCCTGAAAGAGGGACACAACCTCTTACTG CTTGAAGGATGTGTACAAGGAAATCTCCAGACTGTACCTCTTGATACTTGCACCAAAGAGGAAGCCTACTGGACGCTGCAGAGGTGTGTGGGCCAGATCACCCTGCACTTTCGGTCCAACTATGAAG GTTACAGGAAGCTGCTGCGAGAAATGGAGGAGGGCTGGCTTACGTCGGGGGACTCCTTCTACGTCCGCCTCAACCTGGATCTGTCCGGCCCGCCGGACAGCTGCTCCACGTGCGTGAAGTGCGACGAGGTGCTCCACGTCATCGACACCATGCACCAGGGGAGATGCGAGTGGCTGTGCGCTCGTGTCCACATGTTCACCAACCAAGACCTGGAGAAAGTGACCATTCCCAACTACACCAG GGCACAGAATCTCCTCCTGAGGAAGATCCAGAAGCTGATCTGCAAGGGAGGTCGGGACGAGGCGGACTGCATGCGTGGACTCAGG AGTTTATTCCGGACCGAAGAGTCTGCACTTCCAGGAGACCCAAAATCCAGCTCCCGGTCCTCTTGTGCGAGTGTCCTGCTTGGACAGATCCTACAG TTCGTGAGCAGGACGGAGCAGAAATACAAGCGGACAAACAGCAGCGAGAAAGTGCGGAGAGTGAGCCTGGGGAACGGAAGCCTGCCCAGACCCGGGTTCCAGGCCATGAAGCAGGAGT ACTCGGATGGCGAGAGCGACCTCAACGACAGCCTGAACCTGCTGCCGTACAGCCTGGTGACTCCATACCACTGCCAGCGGAAGAgacctgtcctgtttgtccccAACACATTGGCCAAAGCCATCATGCAGAAGATCCTCAATTTAGGAGGAGCAATGGAGTTTGACCTCTGCAAGCCAG ATATCATCACAAAGGAGGAGTTTTTGCAGAAGCAAAAAATGGAGCCAATTATTTATTTGAAAGAGAAGGCCAATAATACCTGTGAATGCGTCACATCTGAAAATCTTGAAGCCGTAGCCAGCAAG
- the LOC111845491 gene encoding caspase recruitment domain-containing protein 11-like isoform X3 has translation MGFFSLSVPVTMENGYSDAVKEDDETIWENVENHRYTLSRHINSSKLTPYLRQCKVIDEQDEDEVLYSHMLVSRVNRAGRLMDILRTKGQRGYVVFLESLEFYYPELYKLVTGNAPTRRFSTIVVEEGHEGLTQFLMNEVLTLQQQAKDKDVQRATIVGRHRLLEDEHKKVRLANQELIAFQKRYYKMKEERNNYSDELGKVKDENYNLAMRLAQLSEEKNMAVVRSRDLQLEIDQLKHKLNHMEEECKLERKQSLKLRNDIETQPRKEQIFQLQQENEVLKMKVQELEAIIQPEMKGLLDSEKVIVDILEHDRQEALDDRQDLFQRLYNLHMELQQTEKLRDKYLEEKEDLGLRCSALVKDCEMYKNRMNTILVQLEEVERERDQAFRSRDEAQHQFSQCLMDKDKYRKQVRELEERNDELHIEIVRKEAKSVNLVSKLRRISKGNILEHTLPRDLPLALMPQLMGRDAVRELEDSAVSITSEESPDDEEFFQTEPQLKRRPNLKGVTLQRCRNSVMSTAPEPPGNESIVRRTKEGDDDSVPRSRCDFDDDDNENVELCGDFLESDGAYHEVLSFQSSSSSCHSENLDPYDLEQVSSIFQKISMERPFRPSLSSSIPGNGATRAIRDVSLPGDSFLSEVTLVGGNASGIFISSVQPGSSVENAGLKEGHNLLLLEGCVQGNLQTVPLDTCTKEEAYWTLQRCVGQITLHFRSNYEGYRKLLREMEEGWLTSGDSFYVRLNLDLSGPPDSCSTCVKCDEVLHVIDTMHQGRCEWLCARVHMFTNQDLEKVTIPNYTRAQNLLLRKIQKLICKGGRDEADCMRGLRSLFRTEESALPGDPKSSSRSSCASVLLGQILQFVSRTEQKYKRTNSSEKVRRVSLGNGSLPRPGFQAMKQEYSDGESDLNDSLNLLPYSLVTPYHCQRKRPVLFVPNTLAKAIMQKILNLGGAMEFDLCKPDIITKEEFLQKQKMEPIIYLKEKANNTCECVTSENLEAVASKNKHCLLESDLSCTKDLIKREIYPIIIFIKVCEKNIKKLRRLPLKIDPEDDFLKVCRLKEKDLESLPCLYASVEPESWTGVEDLLKIIKDKILEEQKRTVWIEQDLL, from the exons ATGGGGTTCTTCTCACTCTCC GTGCCAGTCACAATGGAGAACGGGTACTCGGATGCGGTGAAGGAGGATGACGAGACGATCTGGGAGAACGTGGAGAACCACCGCTACACACTGAGCCGGCACATCAACTCCAGCAAGCTGACGCCGTACCTACGGCAGTGCAAAGTCATCGACGAGCAGGACGAGGACGAGGTTCTGTATTCGCACATGCTGGTGTCCCGCGTCAACAGGGCAG GCAGACTTATGGATATCTTGCGCACTAAAGGTCAACGAGGATACGTTGTGTTTTTGGAGAGTCTGGAGTTTTATTATCCTGAGCTGTACAAACTGGTAACAGGCAATGCTCCCACCCGCAGATTCTCAACTATCGTTG TGGAAGAGGGCCATGAGGGACTGACGCAGTTCCTAATGAACGAGGTGCTCACACTGCAGCAGCAGGCCAAAGACAAGGACGTGCAACGTGCCACCATAGTGGGACGCCATCGGCTCCTGGAGGACGAGCACAAGAAGGTGCGGCTGGCCAATCAGGAGCTGATCGCCTTCCAGAAGCGCTACTataagatgaaggaggagcgCAACAACTACAGCGACGAGCTCGGCAAGGTGAAGGACGAGAACTACAACCTGGCCATGCGGCTGGCGCAGCTGAGCGAGGAGAAGAACATGGCCGTCGTGAGGAGCCGCGACCTGCAGCTGGAG ATTGACCAGCTGAAACACAAGCTCAACCACATGGAGGAAGAGTGCAAGCTGGAGAGGAAGCAGTCGCTGAAGCTGAGGAATGACATAGAAACCCAGCCCCGCAAAGAGCAGATCTTTCAGCTGCAGCAGGAGAACGAGGTGCTGAAGATGAAAGTGCAGGAACTGGAGGCCATCATACAG CCTGAAATGAAGGGACTACTGGACTCTGAGAAGGTCATCGTGGACATCCTAGAGCATGACCGCCAGGAAGCCTTGGACGACCGTCAGGATTTGTTCCAGCGGCTGTACAACTTGCATATGGAGCTGCAGCAGACTGAGAAGCTGAGGGACAAG TACCTGGAGGAAAAGGAGGATCTGGGGCTCAGGTGTTCTGCATTGGTCAAGGACTGCGAGATGTACAAGAACCGCATGAACACCATCCTGGTACAGCTGGAGGAAGTGGAGCGGGAGAGAGACCAG GCTTTCCGTTCACGGGATGAGGCGCAACACCAGTTCTCGCAGTGCCTGATGGACAAAGACAAGTACCGCAAGCAGGTACGTGAGCTGGAGGAGAGGAACGACGAGCTGCACATCGAGATTGTGCGCAAGGAGGCCAAGTCGGTCAACCTGGTGTCCAAGCTGAGGCGGATCTCCAAAGGGAATATCCTGGAACAC ACTTTGCCCCGGGACCTTCCGCTAGCCTTGATGCCTCAGCTCATGGGCCGGGATGCAGTACGAGAGCTGGAGGACTCCGCAGTCAGCATAACCAGTGAGGAGTCCCCAGATGATGAAGAATTCTTCCAAACTGAACCTCAGCTCAAACGCAGACCCAATCTTAAGGGAGTTACG CTCCAGAGGTGTCGCAATAGTGTAATGTCCACCGCACCAGAGCCCCCGGGGAATGAGTCTATTGTCAGGAGGACGAAAGAAGGCGATGACGACTCCGTCCCCAGAAG ccGTTGTGACTTTGACGATGATGACAATGAAAACGTGGAACTTTGCG GTGACTTCCTGGAGTCTGATGGGGCCTATCACGAGGTTCTCTCATTTCAGTCCTCCTCATCATCCTGCCACTCTGAGAACTTAGACCCTTATGACCTGGAGCAGGTCAGCAGCATCTTTCAAAAGATCTCAATGGAAAG ACCCTTCCGGCCCTCCCTGTCATCATCCATCCCCGGGAACGGTGCCACGCGGGCCATACGAGACGTCTCTCTTCCTGGGGACTCCTTCCTGTCCGAGGTCACGCTAGTGGGCGGCAATGCAAGCGGCATCTTCATCTCCTCGGTACAGCCAGGGTCCAGCGTGGAGAACGCCGGCCTGAAAGAGGGACACAACCTCTTACTG CTTGAAGGATGTGTACAAGGAAATCTCCAGACTGTACCTCTTGATACTTGCACCAAAGAGGAAGCCTACTGGACGCTGCAGAGGTGTGTGGGCCAGATCACCCTGCACTTTCGGTCCAACTATGAAG GTTACAGGAAGCTGCTGCGAGAAATGGAGGAGGGCTGGCTTACGTCGGGGGACTCCTTCTACGTCCGCCTCAACCTGGATCTGTCCGGCCCGCCGGACAGCTGCTCCACGTGCGTGAAGTGCGACGAGGTGCTCCACGTCATCGACACCATGCACCAGGGGAGATGCGAGTGGCTGTGCGCTCGTGTCCACATGTTCACCAACCAAGACCTGGAGAAAGTGACCATTCCCAACTACACCAG GGCACAGAATCTCCTCCTGAGGAAGATCCAGAAGCTGATCTGCAAGGGAGGTCGGGACGAGGCGGACTGCATGCGTGGACTCAGG AGTTTATTCCGGACCGAAGAGTCTGCACTTCCAGGAGACCCAAAATCCAGCTCCCGGTCCTCTTGTGCGAGTGTCCTGCTTGGACAGATCCTACAG TTCGTGAGCAGGACGGAGCAGAAATACAAGCGGACAAACAGCAGCGAGAAAGTGCGGAGAGTGAGCCTGGGGAACGGAAGCCTGCCCAGACCCGGGTTCCAGGCCATGAAGCAGGAGT ACTCGGATGGCGAGAGCGACCTCAACGACAGCCTGAACCTGCTGCCGTACAGCCTGGTGACTCCATACCACTGCCAGCGGAAGAgacctgtcctgtttgtccccAACACATTGGCCAAAGCCATCATGCAGAAGATCCTCAATTTAGGAGGAGCAATGGAGTTTGACCTCTGCAAGCCAG ATATCATCACAAAGGAGGAGTTTTTGCAGAAGCAAAAAATGGAGCCAATTATTTATTTGAAAGAGAAGGCCAATAATACCTGTGAATGCGTCACATCTGAAAATCTTGAAGCCGTAGCCAGCAAG